A window of the Campylobacter massiliensis genome harbors these coding sequences:
- a CDS encoding lactate racemase domain-containing protein → MQIPIAYGKDDHLSLEINEKNLLGVFDPNPVAKFDEKALIAKALANPINQKSFDEFIAGDEKIVVIVNDGTRPTPTAKVLKQIYPKLRYKKKIFIIATGCHREGTLDEYEMIFGKEIYAELNAKNEVHDHDSKHDEMVFLGESKNGTQMYLNKIVAEAKKVIVIGSVEPHYFAGYTGGRKAFLPGTASYESITQNHKLALSADAQALRLEGNPVHEDMIDAMKVLAHIDVFSIQTVLDSEHGVYYASAGDLNNSFYDCVKKADEVFCVNIPCKADIVISVAPYPMDVDLYQAQKALDNGKLALAQDGILIMVAKCRTGIGPKPFFDLMASADTPKKVLEKISAGFKLGYHKAAKMAEISLWAQTWAVSDLSDDEMRAVHLKPYHDLQKALDDALAQKGADAGIIILPFGSMTVPKV, encoded by the coding sequence ATGCAAATCCCTATCGCATACGGCAAAGACGATCATCTAAGCCTAGAGATAAACGAGAAAAATTTGCTCGGAGTTTTCGATCCAAACCCGGTGGCTAAATTTGACGAAAAGGCGCTCATCGCAAAGGCTCTAGCAAATCCGATAAATCAAAAAAGCTTTGACGAGTTTATCGCGGGCGACGAAAAGATCGTCGTCATCGTAAATGACGGCACGAGACCTACGCCGACGGCAAAAGTTTTAAAGCAAATTTACCCAAAGCTACGCTATAAAAAGAAAATTTTCATCATCGCCACGGGCTGCCACAGAGAAGGCACGCTCGATGAGTACGAGATGATCTTCGGTAAAGAAATTTACGCGGAGCTTAACGCCAAAAACGAAGTTCACGATCACGACTCCAAGCACGACGAGATGGTATTTTTAGGCGAGTCCAAAAACGGCACGCAGATGTATCTAAACAAAATCGTAGCAGAAGCCAAAAAGGTAATCGTCATAGGCTCTGTCGAGCCGCACTATTTCGCGGGCTACACGGGCGGCAGAAAGGCATTTTTGCCGGGTACTGCGTCGTATGAGAGCATCACGCAAAACCACAAGCTCGCTCTTAGCGCCGACGCGCAAGCTCTGCGACTAGAGGGCAATCCCGTGCACGAGGATATGATCGACGCGATGAAAGTGCTAGCTCACATCGACGTTTTTTCGATCCAGACGGTGCTTGACAGCGAGCACGGCGTGTATTACGCAAGCGCAGGCGATCTAAACAACAGCTTTTACGACTGCGTAAAAAAGGCCGACGAGGTATTTTGCGTAAATATCCCGTGCAAGGCCGATATCGTGATCTCGGTTGCGCCCTATCCGATGGACGTCGATCTCTATCAGGCGCAAAAAGCCCTAGATAACGGCAAACTAGCGCTCGCGCAGGACGGAATTTTAATAATGGTCGCAAAGTGCCGCACCGGCATCGGACCAAAGCCGTTTTTTGATCTGATGGCTTCCGCGGATACGCCTAAAAAGGTGCTAGAAAAGATTAGCGCGGGCTTTAAGCTCGGCTACCACAAGGCCGCTAAAATGGCTGAAATCTCGCTCTGGGCGCAGACCTGGGCGGTGAGCGATCTCAGCGACGACGAGATGCGAGCCGTACACCTAAAACCGTATCATGATTTGCAAAAGGCCCTAGACGACGCGCTCGCGCAAAAGGGCGCGGACGCCGGGATCATCATCTTGCCGTTTGGCTCTATGACTGTGCCTAAGGTTTAA
- the larC gene encoding nickel pincer cofactor biosynthesis protein LarC yields the protein MAKILYYDASCGISGDMNLGALVELGVDFDYLCAELEKLNLAGEFELVRKNVLKKGIAATKIDVVPLKSQPHARSYAGIRQILESSNLSQRCKQRADAIFRTIAQAEAKVHGTDIERVHFHEVGAVDSIADVAGAAICLEYLFEKLGVSHVISSKIELGGGVAICDHGELSVPAPAVCEILKGVPVSLGRANFEMTTPTGAAILKTCADEFTDGASFKIEKIGYGAGSKDAAGFANLLRVMICEADLSDESGERNLSARAGHGEVCKQILISTNIDDMDAESFALACEILRENGALDVFSRSIFMKKGRAGFELNALCRKQDAQNLKDLIFTHTTAIGVREIEIAKTELKREFVRVQTKFGEIGLKISGNGQTQKIKPEFDDCKAAALAHGTTIELVRKEALEIYDETRKTKG from the coding sequence ATGGCTAAAATTTTATACTATGATGCTAGCTGCGGTATTAGCGGCGATATGAATTTAGGCGCGCTGGTGGAGCTTGGCGTAGATTTTGACTATCTTTGCGCCGAGCTAGAGAAGTTAAATTTGGCCGGCGAATTTGAGCTTGTGCGCAAAAACGTGCTAAAAAAAGGCATCGCCGCGACCAAAATCGACGTCGTGCCGCTAAAATCGCAGCCCCATGCCAGAAGCTACGCGGGTATCAGGCAAATTTTAGAGAGTTCAAATTTAAGCCAGCGCTGCAAACAAAGAGCGGACGCGATATTTCGCACGATCGCGCAGGCGGAAGCCAAAGTCCACGGTACGGACATAGAGCGGGTGCATTTTCACGAGGTCGGCGCGGTCGATAGCATCGCGGACGTCGCTGGCGCGGCGATCTGCCTCGAGTATCTTTTTGAAAAGCTCGGCGTCTCGCACGTCATAAGCTCCAAAATCGAGCTTGGCGGCGGCGTAGCGATCTGCGATCACGGCGAGCTTAGCGTACCTGCGCCAGCCGTTTGCGAAATTTTAAAAGGCGTGCCCGTAAGCCTCGGGCGCGCAAATTTCGAGATGACTACGCCCACGGGTGCGGCGATTTTAAAAACTTGCGCGGACGAATTTACGGACGGCGCGAGCTTTAAAATAGAAAAGATCGGCTACGGCGCGGGCAGCAAAGACGCGGCGGGCTTTGCAAACTTACTTCGAGTGATGATATGCGAGGCAGATTTAAGCGACGAAAGCGGCGAGCGAAATTTAAGCGCGCGAGCTGGCCATGGCGAGGTTTGCAAGCAAATTCTGATCTCCACGAACATCGACGATATGGATGCCGAGAGTTTTGCGCTTGCGTGCGAAATTTTGCGCGAAAACGGCGCGCTGGACGTATTTAGTCGCTCTATTTTTATGAAAAAGGGGCGCGCGGGCTTTGAGCTAAACGCGCTGTGCCGCAAACAGGACGCGCAAAATTTAAAGGATCTGATTTTTACGCACACGACGGCGATCGGCGTCCGCGAGATAGAGATTGCTAAAACCGAGCTAAAGCGCGAGTTTGTGCGTGTGCAGACTAAATTTGGCGAGATAGGGCTCAAAATTTCTGGCAACGGGCAAACGCAAAAAATAAAGCCAGAATTTGACGACTGCAAGGCCGCGGCGCTCGCGCACGGCACGACGATAGAGCTGGTGCGAAAAGAGGCGTTAGAAATCTATGACGAAACTAGAAAAACTAAAGGCTGA
- the larE gene encoding ATP-dependent sacrificial sulfur transferase LarE: MTKLEKLKADLRGLGELAVAFSGGADSSLLLRAAHDALGERAIGITIRSPYMSSREIAEAVEFARIYGIRHEILELGVAEGIKDNPENRCYLCKKAVFSRLIERARELGFSRVADGTNRDDLGEYRPGLKAKEELGVLSPLINLTKAEIRELSRELNLPTAEKPGYACLLTRLPYEREIDESELNLIEAAENLLITSGYANVRARCDRKNIKLQMPFSSMQSFLNDAKFKSVVRRLVALGAADVTLDLKGLREDVLHERR, from the coding sequence ATGACGAAACTAGAAAAACTAAAGGCTGATCTGCGCGGGCTGGGTGAACTCGCGGTCGCATTTAGCGGCGGCGCGGATAGCTCGCTGCTGCTACGCGCGGCGCACGACGCGCTAGGTGAGCGCGCGATCGGCATAACGATAAGATCGCCCTACATGTCCTCGCGCGAGATCGCCGAAGCCGTAGAATTTGCCCGCATCTACGGCATCAGGCACGAAATTTTAGAGCTAGGCGTCGCGGAGGGGATCAAAGACAATCCCGAAAACCGCTGCTATCTGTGCAAAAAGGCCGTGTTTTCGCGACTGATCGAGCGCGCCCGTGAGCTTGGCTTTAGCCGTGTCGCAGACGGCACGAACCGAGACGATCTGGGCGAATACCGCCCCGGGCTCAAAGCAAAAGAGGAGCTAGGCGTGCTCTCGCCGCTGATAAATTTAACCAAAGCTGAGATCCGCGAGCTATCGCGCGAGCTAAACTTACCCACAGCCGAAAAGCCAGGCTATGCGTGCTTGCTAACGCGCTTGCCGTACGAGCGCGAGATCGATGAGAGCGAGCTAAATTTGATCGAAGCGGCGGAAAATCTGCTCATCACAAGCGGCTACGCAAACGTCCGTGCGCGATGCGACCGCAAAAATATAAAGTTGCAAATGCCCTTTTCTAGCATGCAAAGCTTTCTAAACGACGCGAAATTTAAAAGCGTCGTTAGGCGGCTCGTGGCGCTGGGCGCTGCGGATGTGACGCTCGATCTAAAGGGGCTTAGAGAGGATGTTTTGCATGAGAGAAGATGA
- the larB gene encoding nickel pincer cofactor biosynthesis protein LarB, whose product MREDEILELFAGIKSGHMSEQEVLKYLKNYPYEDVGCAKIDTQRALRNGAGEVIYGEGKTDDEILCIVEAIGARRQNILITRTNERVFERVREALPQAEFNARGRVISVKFKEPELTQSYIAIVSAGTADGAVVEEAYETARFLGNDARKFSDAGVAGLHRLIANLEQIRGAKVVIAVAGMEGALASVLAGLVSVPVIAVPTSVGYGASFGGLAALLAMLNSCANGVSVVNIDNGFGAAYNASLINHL is encoded by the coding sequence ATGAGAGAAGATGAAATTTTAGAGCTTTTTGCGGGGATAAAAAGCGGCCACATGAGCGAGCAAGAGGTGCTAAAATACCTGAAAAATTACCCATACGAGGACGTGGGCTGTGCCAAGATCGATACCCAGCGCGCCCTGCGAAACGGCGCGGGAGAGGTGATCTACGGCGAGGGCAAGACGGATGATGAAATTTTGTGTATCGTAGAGGCGATCGGCGCGAGGCGGCAAAATATCCTGATCACGCGCACGAACGAGCGGGTTTTCGAGCGGGTGCGCGAGGCGCTACCGCAGGCGGAGTTTAACGCTCGCGGCCGCGTCATCAGCGTCAAATTTAAAGAGCCCGAGCTCACGCAAAGCTACATCGCGATAGTATCTGCCGGCACCGCCGACGGCGCGGTAGTGGAGGAGGCGTACGAAACGGCGCGATTTCTAGGCAACGACGCGCGCAAATTTAGCGACGCGGGCGTGGCCGGGCTGCATAGGCTGATCGCAAATTTAGAGCAGATACGCGGCGCAAAGGTCGTGATCGCAGTGGCGGGCATGGAGGGCGCGCTAGCTAGCGTGCTTGCAGGCCTTGTGAGCGTGCCGGTGATCGCGGTGCCCACCAGCGTGGGATACGGCGCGAGCTTTGGCGGGCTGGCGGCGCTGCTAGCGATGCTAAACAGCTGCGCAAACGGCGTGAGCGTCGTAAATATCGACAACGGCTTCGGCGCAGCATATAACGCAAGCCTGATAAATCATCTATAA
- a CDS encoding ribosomal maturation YjgA family protein has protein sequence MREENLNEQKAGPKGAKKLAQKPQTRQSARTRLAFLAAAGVLLAVEIYIAICVKGGFVRHYAGDVFAVILLYALARATFSAPSLNLPLKIFAFAAALELAQYLGAVQILGVENKILKVMIGGTFDFADLLCYAVGCILAGAYEKFESKIWQRRSDG, from the coding sequence TTGCGAGAGGAAAATTTAAACGAGCAAAAGGCTGGACCGAAGGGCGCGAAAAAGCTCGCGCAAAAGCCGCAAACAAGGCAAAGTGCACGAACAAGGCTAGCGTTTTTAGCCGCGGCTGGCGTGCTTTTGGCGGTCGAAATTTACATCGCGATCTGCGTAAAGGGCGGCTTCGTGCGACACTATGCGGGCGACGTTTTTGCCGTCATCTTGCTTTACGCGTTGGCTCGGGCTACATTTAGCGCGCCATCTTTAAATTTGCCGCTTAAAATTTTCGCGTTTGCGGCGGCTTTGGAGCTCGCGCAGTATTTGGGCGCGGTGCAAATTTTAGGCGTAGAAAATAAAATTTTAAAAGTAATGATCGGCGGGACGTTTGATTTTGCCGACCTGCTCTGCTACGCCGTGGGTTGCATCCTAGCGGGCGCTTATGAAAAATTTGAAAGTAAAATTTGGCAAAGGAGAAGCGATGGATAA
- the ttdA gene encoding L(+)-tartrate dehydratase subunit alpha, with amino-acid sequence MDKEKAVQKMTEVMAKFVGYTGKVLPDDVTAKLRELSERETQPLAKEIYKTMFENQRLAKQLDRPSCQDTGVIQFFVRCGANFPLIGELEELLREAVLRATREAPLRHNSVETFDEYNTGKNVGKGTPSVFWEIVPQSSECEIHTYMAGGGCSLPGKAIVLMPGMGYEGVVKFVMDIMTSYGINACPPLLLGVGVGTSIDVASLLSKKALMRPLGSHNPNDRAALTEKLLEDGINKIGLGPQGMSGASSVMGVHIENCARHPSVIAVAVNVGCWSHRKGHIVWDEQLNFDVKSHKEFAL; translated from the coding sequence ATGGATAAAGAAAAAGCCGTGCAAAAGATGACCGAGGTCATGGCGAAATTCGTCGGCTACACGGGCAAGGTGCTACCTGACGACGTGACGGCGAAGCTGCGGGAGCTTAGCGAGCGCGAGACGCAGCCGCTGGCAAAGGAGATCTACAAAACGATGTTTGAAAACCAGCGCCTAGCTAAGCAGCTAGACCGTCCGTCCTGTCAGGATACGGGCGTGATCCAGTTTTTCGTGCGCTGCGGAGCGAACTTCCCGCTCATCGGCGAGCTTGAGGAGCTGCTGCGAGAGGCCGTACTGCGAGCGACGCGCGAGGCTCCGCTGCGCCACAACAGCGTCGAGACGTTTGACGAGTACAACACCGGTAAAAACGTCGGCAAGGGCACGCCTAGCGTCTTTTGGGAGATCGTGCCGCAAAGTAGCGAGTGCGAGATACACACCTACATGGCGGGCGGCGGCTGTAGTCTACCCGGCAAGGCAATCGTGCTGATGCCCGGCATGGGCTACGAGGGCGTCGTGAAATTCGTCATGGACATAATGACCAGTTACGGCATAAACGCCTGTCCGCCGCTGCTATTGGGCGTAGGCGTAGGCACCTCGATCGACGTGGCGTCCTTGCTATCCAAAAAAGCGCTGATGAGACCGCTAGGCTCGCATAATCCAAACGACCGAGCCGCGCTAACCGAAAAGCTACTCGAAGATGGCATCAATAAAATCGGCCTGGGCCCGCAAGGCATGAGCGGCGCGAGCTCCGTGATGGGCGTACATATCGAAAACTGCGCCCGCCACCCAAGCGTCATCGCCGTCGCCGTAAACGTAGGCTGCTGGTCGCACCGCAAAGGCCATATCGTCTGGGACGAGCAGCTAAATTTCGACGTAAAATCGCACAAGGAGTTCGCGCTATGA
- the ttdB gene encoding L(+)-tartrate dehydratase subunit beta gives MSKKILTTPISAEDLADIKIGDVIYLTGHIVTCRDVPHRRVVEEGRELPLDIRGGAILHAGPIIRKMDDGGKEAFEMVSVGPTTSMRMEKFEREFIAKTGVRLIVGKGGMGEGTMSGCKEFGAIHCVFPAGCAVVAATQVEEIESADWTELGMPETLWKCRVKEFGPLIVSIDAHGNNLFEQNKVKFNEKKDAALAEILPQVGFIK, from the coding sequence ATGAGTAAGAAAATTTTAACCACGCCGATCAGCGCAGAGGACCTAGCGGATATCAAAATCGGCGACGTCATATACCTCACGGGGCATATCGTCACATGCCGCGACGTGCCGCATAGACGCGTCGTAGAGGAGGGCCGCGAGCTGCCGCTAGATATCAGGGGCGGCGCGATCCTGCACGCGGGGCCGATCATCAGAAAAATGGACGATGGCGGTAAAGAGGCCTTCGAGATGGTCTCCGTGGGGCCGACTACGAGCATGCGGATGGAGAAATTCGAGCGCGAGTTTATCGCTAAAACGGGCGTGCGCCTGATAGTGGGCAAAGGCGGCATGGGCGAGGGCACGATGAGCGGCTGCAAGGAGTTTGGCGCGATACACTGCGTATTTCCTGCGGGCTGCGCGGTGGTCGCCGCGACGCAGGTCGAGGAGATCGAGAGTGCCGACTGGACGGAGCTTGGGATGCCCGAGACGCTGTGGAAGTGCCGCGTGAAGGAGTTTGGCCCGCTCATCGTCTCGATTGACGCGCACGGAAATAATCTTTTCGAGCAGAATAAGGTCAAATTTAACGAGAAAAAGGATGCAGCGCTAGCTGAAATTTTACCGCAGGTCGGGTTTATAAAATAG
- a CDS encoding GntR family transcriptional regulator, which yields MTTTEFIVYSLSQEILNGKIKSGTRLTQNEISKKFNVSQTPAREALKILTAEGLISFDPYKGAIVKGLCYKDAKDIYDLRILLEPKLIADGFENYDEENLQNALQVQQKIEECDDFNEWALLNADFHRCFWQSEAGSRTFAIVENLMSASIPYVSLSLHYKKTHLKAFNAQHRAILEAYKDKDLEKLIKLSVEHTAQTREILEDAINSVL from the coding sequence ATGACGACAACGGAATTTATAGTTTATAGCTTAAGTCAAGAGATATTAAACGGCAAAATAAAATCAGGAACCAGACTCACGCAAAACGAAATTTCAAAAAAATTTAACGTCAGTCAAACGCCCGCAAGAGAGGCTCTAAAAATCCTTACCGCAGAAGGATTAATAAGCTTTGACCCCTATAAGGGCGCGATAGTAAAAGGACTTTGCTATAAAGATGCTAAAGATATCTATGATTTGAGGATTTTACTGGAGCCAAAGCTTATCGCGGACGGCTTTGAAAATTACGACGAAGAAAATCTGCAAAACGCTTTACAAGTGCAGCAAAAGATAGAAGAGTGCGATGATTTTAACGAGTGGGCGCTGCTAAACGCCGATTTCCACAGGTGCTTTTGGCAAAGCGAGGCAGGAAGCAGGACGTTTGCGATAGTGGAAAATTTGATGTCGGCCTCGATCCCATACGTTTCTTTGTCCTTGCACTATAAAAAGACGCATCTTAAAGCCTTTAACGCGCAGCACAGAGCGATACTGGAGGCCTATAAAGATAAAGATCTGGAAAAGCTCATCAAACTAAGCGTCGAACATACGGCTCAAACGAGAGAAATTTTAGAAGATGCGATAAACAGCGTCCTTTAA
- a CDS encoding serine hydrolase domain-containing protein — protein sequence MATLMQGFPPAKESQVDLSNWRKAPFNRWAFSHVCEIVPSAIIDNDRDEFTPFEARMQDLSDFSLQENGGELKFDDWLEQTYTDGIVILRKGKLVYEKYFGELKPNRPHILMSVSKSVLGLLYGIVAQRQNLNLNTLVTDILPEVKDTAYAGASLRDLLDMRAGVEFDENYLASSGKIIAYRKAQGWDPFLPCDEKTNLREFFGTLKESDGGHNERFHYASPNTDLLGWAIERVTSVRYTDLLSELIWQPLGAQEKAYITVDSTGAPRCAGGLNCTTRDMARLGRLFVTQGTANGRQIVPPQWLKDILTAGSREAWDGGDFYEFYEKRPMHYRSKWYVERGEHPLVFGLGVFGQNLFIEPQSDLVIAKFSSQPLPLDAKFNSLTHRGIDRLREILR from the coding sequence ATGGCGACGCTAATGCAAGGTTTTCCGCCCGCAAAAGAGTCTCAAGTGGATTTAAGCAATTGGAGAAAAGCGCCTTTTAACCGTTGGGCTTTTAGCCACGTCTGCGAGATCGTGCCATCGGCTATCATAGATAACGACCGCGACGAATTTACGCCTTTTGAAGCGCGAATGCAAGATTTGTCCGATTTTTCATTGCAAGAAAACGGCGGCGAGCTAAAATTTGACGATTGGCTTGAGCAAACTTACACCGACGGTATCGTTATTTTGCGCAAAGGCAAGCTCGTATATGAAAAATACTTCGGCGAGCTCAAACCAAATCGTCCTCACATTTTAATGTCGGTCTCAAAGTCCGTACTGGGGCTGCTTTACGGCATCGTGGCACAGAGGCAAAATTTGAACTTAAACACGCTAGTTACGGATATTTTACCGGAGGTCAAAGATACGGCATACGCGGGAGCGAGCCTGCGCGATCTGCTCGATATGCGCGCGGGGGTAGAATTTGACGAAAACTACCTCGCCTCCTCAGGCAAAATCATCGCCTACCGCAAAGCTCAGGGATGGGATCCGTTTTTACCATGCGACGAGAAGACGAATTTGCGCGAATTTTTCGGGACGCTTAAGGAGAGCGACGGCGGACACAATGAGCGCTTTCACTACGCATCGCCAAATACCGACCTGCTAGGTTGGGCGATCGAGCGAGTAACGAGTGTTCGCTACACCGACTTGCTAAGCGAGCTAATTTGGCAACCGTTAGGAGCGCAAGAAAAAGCCTATATAACGGTCGATAGTACGGGTGCGCCAAGATGCGCCGGCGGGTTAAACTGCACGACGAGAGATATGGCTAGACTCGGGCGACTATTCGTAACGCAGGGTACAGCAAACGGCAGACAGATCGTACCGCCGCAGTGGCTAAAAGATATTCTAACGGCTGGAAGCCGCGAGGCTTGGGATGGCGGCGATTTTTACGAATTTTACGAAAAACGCCCGATGCACTACCGTAGCAAATGGTACGTCGAGCGCGGCGAGCATCCGTTGGTCTTTGGACTTGGAGTGTTCGGGCAAAATTTATTTATCGAGCCGCAAAGCGATCTGGTGATTGCTAAGTTTTCATCTCAGCCTTTGCCGCTTGATGCCAAATTTAACTCGCTAACTCACCGCGGTATCGACCGGTTGCGAGAAATTTTACGCTAA
- a CDS encoding citrate transporter, with amino-acid sequence MDMSVVVQILMLVVLALMITGRTPLYITAIIGSTIVAIVAGFPMSGKDGATIANLVKGGLNPVIADMTGVLLFLGILEGSGFLAVIVRSVIRFGIKIGGGPGICAAASTAAGIMGMLTGYSPPIVTGAIAGPAAIKMSCDPNQTAGTLGHAGGLGNFGGFTHPTQVALIATAGIGFGAINIVGAICAMTIILASFTRMYFYMKKRNLLLSRQEIEKILEDFKDTDSRITSFKAFLPFILLLAGFVSGLPIFIVGMACGVVVIFLARLAPGKGENMMIEGLTRMAIPLVATIGFLFMSGVIKNIGMIDSIRSILEPLLNISPILVMLMVSIFAGIITQSYSASGALTIPMLTVVISAGADPLAACVAAAGGSALTQHFLTGGPVANLPTLIPVCEGSDLKTANRFQRPSILCGVAMVIVFSFVINLFA; translated from the coding sequence ATGGATATGAGCGTTGTTGTTCAAATTTTGATGTTAGTGGTGCTGGCGCTAATGATCACGGGTCGCACCCCGCTATACATCACGGCTATCATAGGCTCTACGATAGTAGCGATCGTCGCAGGCTTTCCTATGTCGGGTAAAGACGGCGCAACTATCGCGAATTTAGTCAAAGGCGGTTTAAATCCCGTCATCGCCGATATGACGGGCGTGCTTTTGTTTTTAGGTATTTTGGAGGGCTCGGGCTTTTTGGCCGTGATAGTGCGCTCGGTCATAAGATTTGGTATAAAAATCGGCGGAGGCCCGGGTATCTGCGCGGCAGCATCGACGGCTGCGGGCATAATGGGCATGCTCACGGGCTATTCGCCTCCTATCGTAACCGGCGCGATCGCTGGGCCTGCGGCTATTAAAATGAGCTGCGACCCGAACCAAACCGCTGGCACTCTAGGACATGCCGGCGGACTTGGAAATTTCGGCGGCTTTACTCATCCGACCCAAGTTGCCCTAATCGCGACTGCGGGCATAGGCTTTGGTGCGATAAACATCGTCGGAGCGATCTGCGCGATGACGATCATTTTAGCATCGTTTACTAGGATGTATTTTTACATGAAGAAGCGAAATTTGCTCTTGTCCAGGCAAGAGATCGAAAAGATACTTGAGGATTTTAAAGATACGGATTCGCGCATCACGTCGTTTAAAGCGTTTTTACCTTTTATCTTACTGCTTGCTGGTTTTGTTAGCGGCTTGCCTATTTTTATCGTAGGTATGGCTTGCGGCGTCGTGGTGATTTTTTTAGCTAGACTGGCTCCCGGCAAAGGCGAAAATATGATGATAGAGGGTCTTACGCGTATGGCGATACCGCTAGTAGCTACGATCGGCTTTCTTTTTATGTCCGGGGTTATCAAAAATATCGGTATGATAGATAGCATACGCAGCATACTTGAGCCGCTTTTAAATATATCGCCGATCCTCGTAATGCTTATGGTTTCGATATTTGCGGGCATAATTACACAGTCTTATTCTGCATCGGGAGCGCTAACCATACCGATGCTAACGGTCGTTATCAGCGCCGGAGCCGATCCGCTAGCCGCTTGCGTAGCCGCAGCGGGAGGTAGCGCACTAACGCAGCATTTTTTAACCGGCGGACCGGTCGCAAATTTGCCTACGTTGATCCCTGTGTGCGAAGGCTCTGATTTAAAAACCGCCAACCGCTTCCAGCGCCCGTCTATATTGTGCGGCGTAGCGATGGTGATCGTTTTTTCTTTTGTGATAAATCTATTTGCTTAA